From the genome of Clavibacter nebraskensis NCPPB 2581:
ACCGCGCACACCTACCCGGGCACGACCCCCGTGTTCCCGAACGCGAGCCTCCGCGACCGCTTCGATCCCGACGCGGCGGCCCTCGCCTACCGCCGTACTGAGACGTTCCTCGTCGAACATCTCGGAGACCAGTGACCGATCAGTGCGGCTTAGGCACCAATCCGGTCGATTAGGCGGTACGAATGTAGGGAGCCTGGGAGATCCCCGGCTCTTCCCTACCAGTGGAGGCACCATCATGAGCTCGTCCCCGAACCGCCTGCTCGGCACCGTCTTCGGCGCCGTCTACGTCCTCGTCGGCCTTCTCGGCTTCCTGTTCCCGCCGCAGAGCGGGGGCTTCTTCTCCTCCGACGGCGGCCTGCTGCTCGGGATCTTCATGGTGAACCCGTTCCACAACGTGGCGCACCTCCTCATCGGCGCGGCCCTCCTCATCGGCGGCCTCTCCAGCGTCGCGTCGGCCAAGGCCGTGAACTCCACCATCGGATTCGCGTACCTCGCCCTCGGCATCGTCGGCTTCTTCCTCGTGAACACCGACTTCAACATCCTCGCGCTCAACACCGCGGACCACTTCCTGCACGTCGGCAGCGCCGTCGTGCTGCTGATCGTGGGCCTCGGCGCCGAGAAGGGCGTCCGCAACCGCGCCGCCCGCGCCGCCTAGGCAGCACGACAGCACGACAGCACGCAGCACCGCACCACCCGCGGCGCCCGGGACGACGAAGGGACCAGCACGTGTCACTGCTCATCCGCCACTGGCTGGCCCTCGCCGCCCTGGGCGCCGCGCTCATCCACCTCGCCGTCGGCGCGGGATCCCCGCCCGCGGCCATGGTGGCCCTGCTCCTCATCGGCCTCGCCGAGGGCGCGTGGGCCATCGCGGTCCTCCGCTCCGACCGCCTGCCGGTCCCTCGCTGGGCCGCCCTCGGCACGCTCGTCCCGGTCGCCGGCTGGGCGCTCCTCGTCACGGCCGCGGTCGTCATGTCCGCCCCCGGCATCACGAGCGACCTGCCCGCCATCCCCATGCTCGCCGCGACCCTGCTCGACCTCGTGGTCGCCGCGGTCGTCGGCCGCCACCTCCGCTCCCGCGCCGAGTCCGAGGCCCAGGCCGTGTGCACGGCGGTCGAGGCGACGTTCCCGGCCGACGCCACGCTCGTCGGATCCGGCGCCCCGCTCGCCTCCGCCCCCGCGTCGCCCGCCGCCGTGGCGACCACGCTGGCCGCCGCGACCACCGCCACCCCGTCCGCCGCCGCCGAGCCCGAGCGCACCGGCGGCCGCTACCTCGTGGGCGTGCTCGTCGGCGCCTTCGTCGTCGCGGGCCTCGTCACGCCGGCCCTCTCGCTCACGCGCGCCGGCGAGTTCGCCGTGCCGCACGGCCAGCACAGCACGATCGACCTCGACGGCATCCAGGGCGAGCACTCCGGCCACTGAGCCGGCGCGCACGCCGTCGGACAGGCGGGTCAGCTCGCGGGCGCGACCGCCGGCGTCACGCGGATCCGGGTGGCCTCGCTCATGAACCGCCGCACGTTCTCGTCGACGATGATGTCGCCGGGGCGCAGCGGACGCGTGAGGTACAGGCCGCCGATGTCGGTGATCCGGCTGAGCGCCACGTACGTCTGACCGGGGCTGAAGACGCGCGCGCCGAGGTCGACGATCGCCCGGTCGTACGTCTTGCCCTGCGACTTGTGGATGGTGACCGCCCACGCGAGACGCAGCGGGAACTGCGTGAAGTCGGCCACGACGTCGCGCCGCAGCTGCTTGGTGGTGGGCGAGTACGAGTACTTGTGCTTCTCCCACGTGACGGGCTCGACCTCGTGCACGACGCCGTCGAGCTCGACGTACACGTTCGTGTCGATGCGCGTCACGACGCCGACGGATCCGTTCACCCAGCGCTGGTCGACGTCGTTGCGGAGGAACATCACCTGCGCGCCGATCTTGAGGTCGAGCTTCTCGTCGGCCGGGTAGGTGCGGCCGCCGAAGTCGCCCGTGACGTCGGCGGTGGCGGTGAGAGAGCGGCCGGGCAGGCGCTTGAGGGCCTCGGCGTTGATCCGGTTGACGGTGTCGTTGCGGGTGGCGAGCGTGATGGCGCCGTCGGTGGGAGCCGGCCGGGCGCCCGCCGCGTTGAGCACGCCCGCGATCTCGGCCGTGACGCGACCATGGCGCACGGCGTTCAGCATCTCCTTGAACGCCTCCTCGTGCTGCCGGTGGATCTCGGTGAGCTCGTAGATCCGCAGCTGCGCCTCCTCCCACACCTTCGCGTCGAAGAACCACATGGAGCGGTAGCGGTCGGCGAAGTAGGCGCGCTCGTCGCCGTCGCCCGGCACGGGGGCCAGCTGGTACGGATCCCCGAAGAGCACCACCTGCACGCCGCCGAACGGCACGTCCTTCTTGTGGCGCGCCTGCCGGAGGCTGCGGTCGACGGCGTCCACCAGATCCGCGTTGACCATGGAGACCTCGTCGATGACGAGCGTGTCGATGGTGTTGAGGAGCTTCCGCAGCTCGCCCGTCTGCTCGATCTCCTCGTCGGCGATCACCCCGATGGGCAGCTTGAACAGCGAGTGGATGGTCTGCCCGCCCACGTTGAGGGCCGCGACGCCCGTGGGCGCGCAGATCACGATCTGCTTCTCGGTGTTCCACGACAGGTGCGTGAGGAGGGTCGACTTGCCGGTGCCGGCGCGGCCCGTGACGAAGATGTGGTCGCGCGTCCCCTCGATGGCCTGGAAGACCGCGGCCTGCTCCGGGGAGAGGGGGACCGTGCTCACGCGGGGCTCCTGGCGGGTCGGGGGTGGATGCAGCGCGGATCGACGGCGGCGGCGCGGCGCGGATGCGCACTCGAATCTACCCCGGCACCGCGGCGCGGAGGCGCGGATCCCCCGCCCGTAGGATGATCCGCATGCCGAGCCCCGCCGTCGACGCGCGCGGCGAGCTGCGTCGGGCCGTCGTCGTCTGGTCCCTCCTCGCGGCGCTCCTCGTCGGAGCGTTCCTCGGCACCGTCGCCGCGCTCAACCAGGGCACCTTCAGCGCCCACGGCTTCGTGCGCTCCTACCTCGACGCGCTCGCCCGCGAGGACAGCCGCGACGCGCTCTCCACCCCCGGCGTCGCCCTGCCGGACGACGGCAGCCGCGCCCTCCTGGACGCCCGCGCGCTGCCCGGCCTCGCCGACGTCGAGCTCGTGTCCGACGAGCCCGCGGGCGGCGGCGAACGCGCGGTCACGTACTCGTACACGCTGCCGTCGGGGCCCGGATCCACCGAGTTCCGTGTGCGCGAGACCCCCGCGGCCCTCGGCCTCTTCGCCCGGTGGGAGTTCGCGACGAGCCCGGTCGCGGCGATCGACCTCGAGCTCCGGCACGCGTCCACCTTCACGGCCAACGGGCTGCCCGTCTCCGCGACGCCCGGCGGCGAGACGGCCGCGGGCGCCGGATCCACCTACCTCGTGCTCGCGCCCGCGTCCCTCGCGCTCGACCACGCGTCCCAGTACCTCCAGGCGGAGGACGCCGAGGTGGCGGTCACCGAGCCGGGCAGCGTCGTGCCGGCGCGCGTCGACGCCGAGCCGACCGACGACCTCGTCGCGTCCGTGCGGTCCGAGGTCGAGGCGTACCTCACGGAGTGCACGACGCAGTCGGTGCTGTACCCGTCGGGCTGCCCGTTCGGGAAGACGATCCGCGACCGGATCACCGCGCCGCCCGTGTGGAGCATGACGGCCATGCCGCAGGTCACGCTGCAGCCCGCGAGCGACGACCCCGCCGACCTCGACTGGGTGGTGCCGTCGACCGTCGGCACCGCGCACATCGAGGTCCCCGTCCGCTCCCTCTACGACGGCAGCGTTAAGGACCTCGACGAGGACGTGCCGTTCAGCGTGAGCTGGCGCGTGAGAGTGGACGAGACGTCGGGCGTGCGGATCCAGGGGCTGTAGCCGCTCCCGCCACCCTCCCCCCGCGTCACGGTGCGGCGCGGGAGCGGCAGGGCCAGGATCAGGACGCAACAGGGTCCGTGCGACCGCGGGGATCCGTCACCCGAGGAGCGCCCGCATGTCCGCGATCATGACCCCGTACCTGTCCTTCCGCGACCAGGCGGCCGACGCGCTCCGCTTCTACCAGGGGGTGTTCGGCGGCGAGCTCGCGATGACGACCTTCGGCGAGCAGGGCATGAGCCCGGATCCCGCGGAGGCCGACAAGGTCATGCACGGCCGGTTGGACTCCGGCGCGGGCTTCGTGCTCATGGCGTCGGACACCCCGGCCTCGATGGGCGTACCGAGCGGATCCGCCATCACGCTCTCCCTCTCGGGCGACGACGCGGCCGTGCTCGACGGCTGGTGGGACGCGCTCACGGCTGACGGCACGGTCGTGCTGCCGCTCGAGCTGGCGCCGTGGGGCGAGCGCTTCGGGATGTGCACCGACCGGTACGGGATCGACTGGATGGTGTCGATCGCGCAGCCGGCAGCCGCCGCCTGATCCGGCCGGCCGGATCGCCGGCCTCAGGTCCAGCGGCCGCCGCGCGGCACGATCAGCGGGGTGTGCGAGACCGGGTCGTCGATCACGAGGCACGGCAGCCCGAAGACCTCCTCCACCAGCTCCGCCGTGACGATGTCGCGCGGGGCACCCGAGGAGACGACGCGGCCGTCCTTCATCACGATGAGGTGATCGGCGTAGCGCGCGGCGTGGTTGAGGTCGTGCAGCACCGCGACGATGGTGCTGCCGTCGCGGTGCAGGTCGGCGAGGAGGTCGAGCAGCTCGATCTGATGGGCGATGTCGAGGAACGTCGTCGGCTCGTCGAGCAGCAGCACGGGCGTCTGCTGCGCGAGCGCCATCGCGACCCACACGCGCTGGCGCTGGCCGCCGGAGAGCTCGTCGACGTGGCGCGCGGCGAGGTCGGCGACCCCCGTGGCGGCCATCGCCTGCTGCACGGCGTCCTCGTCGGTCGGCGTCCACTGGCGGATGAGGTTCTGGTGCGGGAACCGGCCGCGCGCCACGAGGTCGGCCACCGTGATCCCGTCGGGCGCGATGGCGCTCTGCGGCAGGAGGCCGACGATGCGCGCGACCTCCTTCGCGCGGTAGGAGCCGAGCGGTCGGTCGTCGAGGAGCACGCCGCCCGCGGTCGGCGCGAGCAGGCGCGAGAGCGCGCGGAGCAGCGTCGACTTCCCGCACGCGTTCGGGCCGACGATCACGGTGAACGAGCGGTCGGGCACGGCGACGTCGAGCTGCTCGGAGATCACCCGCCGGTCGTAGGAGAGCGTGACGCCCTCGGCGCGGAGGCGCGGGGCGGTGGTCGCGGGCGCGGTGGTGGCGGTGTCGTCCACGGATGGACCTCCCATCGGGTCGGGGGCGGCGTCAGGCACGGCGGGACGCCTCGCGGATGAGCAGGGCGATGAGGTAGGCGCCGCCCACGACGACCGTGACGATGCCCACGGGCACGGTCCCCGGCAGCGCGTGCTGGGCGGCAGGGTCGGCGGCGAGCAGCAGCAGGCCGCCCGTGAGCGCGGCCGGCACGAGCGGCAGGCCGGCGCTCCGCGTGAGGCGTCGGGCGATCTGCGGGGCGGCGAGCGCGACGAACGCGATGGGCCCGGCGGCGGCAGTCACCACCGCGGTGAGGGCGACCCCGAGGATCAGCAGCGCCAGGCGCGTCGGCTCGGCCCGCACGCCGTGGGCGCGCGCGGCGTCGTCGCCCAGCTCGAGCTGCCGGAGCGGCGCGGAGAGCAGCAGGATCGCGGGCGCGAGCACGAGGAGGGCGACGAGCGCGGGCAGGGCGCGGTCCCAGCCGACGAGGGCGAGGGATCCGGCGCCCCAGATCGATGCGGCCATCGCGACCTCGGTGCCCGCCTTCAGCAGCAGGAAGGTGTTGACCCCGTGCAGCACGGCCGTGACGGCGATGCCCGTGATGATCAGCCGGAAGCCCTGCACGCCGCCGCGGTACGCGAGCAGGTAGACGACGAGCGCCGTGCCGAGCCCGCCCGCGAGCGCGCCGACGGCCGTGGGCAGGAACGCCGCGCCGGCGAGCGTGGTGACGATGAGCGCGCCCGTGTAGGAGCCCGTCGAGAAGCCGATGATGTCGGGCGAGCCGAGCGGGTTGCGCGTGAGCGACTGGAACACGGCGCCCGCGACGCCGAGCGCGGCGCCGAACGCGAGCGCGGCCAGCACGCGCGGGAGGCGCCACTCGAGGACGATGGTCGAGGCGAACGAGCCGTCGGGGAGCGCCATCGCGCGGATCACCTCGGGCACGGTGAGCGGGAAGTCGCCGGTGCCGAGCGCCACGAGCGCGAGGACCACGATCGCGACGGCGAGCGCCGCGCCCACGAGCGCCTCGCGCCGCCGCAGCCGGATGCCCACGACGGGCAGGCGCACGGTGCCTGCCATCCGCGCAGTGCGGGCGGCGGCGGGGAGGCGGGGATCCGGGCGACGGGCGGCGCGGGCGGGCGCGCTCACAGCCCCGACGCCCTCTGCCGGCGGACGAGCAGGATCAGCACGGGTGCGCCGAGCACCGCGGTCACGATCCCGGCGGGCAGCTCGGCCGGCCGCAGCACGATGCGGCCCACGATGTCGGCCGCGAGCAGCAGCACGGGCGCGAGCACGATCGTGTACGCGAGGATCCAGCGCTGGTCGGGGCCCACGATCCAGCGGGCGATGTGCGGGATCATCAGCCCGACGAACGCGATCGGCCCGGCCATCGCCGTCGCCCCGCCCGCGAGCAGCGTCACGGCGACCACGGCCACGGCCCGCACCACGACCACGTTCGCGCCGAGGGAGCGCGCCAGGTCGTCGCCGAGCGCGACCGCGTCGAGGCTCCGGGCGATGAGCGCGGCGAGCAGCACGCCCGCCGCGAGGAAGGGCGCGACCGGCACGAGGGCGTCCCAGCCGCGGTCCTGCAGCGAGCCCGACTCCCACGCGCGCATCGCGCTGAAGCCCCGCGGGTCGGCCAGCAGCAGCGCCGACGTGATCCCCGCGAGCACGGCTCCGAGGGCGACGCCGGCGAGCGTGAGGCGCACCGGATCCCCGCCGCCGCGCCCCGCGGACCCCACGACGTAGACCACGACGGCGGCCACGAGCGCCCCCGCGAAGGCGAACCAGAGGTAACCGCTCACGGCGGTCACGCCGAGGACGCCCGTGGCGATGGCGACCGCGAAGGCCGAGCCCGCGGTGACGCCGAGGATGCCGGGATCCGCCAGCGAGTTCCGCGTGACGGCCTGGATGAGCGCGCCCGCGACCCCGAGCGCGAGGCCTGCGGCGAGGCCGACGAGGGTGCGCGGGACGCGGAGGTCGAGGATCACGACGAGCTCGGCCGGGTCGCGCGGGCGACCCGCGAGCGCGTCGACGACGGCGCCGACGGGGATGTCGCGGGAGCCGATCGCGATGCTCGCGAGCGCCGCCAGCACGAGCACGCCGAGCGCGAGCACGAGGCCCGCCGAGCGCGACAGCCCGCTCCGCGCCCGGCCCTCGGGGGCGTCGGGGGCGGAGGCGCGCGCGAGGACCCGGAGCGACATGGCCCGGTCAGCCTAGCGTGCCCTTAGGTTAGGCTGCCCTTGCCTGATGGGATCCACACCGGCCCGTCACCCCACACCCGAGAGGCCCTGCACCATGAGGTTCCCCACCACCGGCTCCGCCCTCGTCGCGCTCACCGTCGCGACGCTCGCCCTCACCGGATGCACCGCCTCGTCCGACCCGGGCGCCTCGGCCCCGCCCGCGTCCGGATCCGCGACCGGCGCCTTCCCCGTCACGGTCGACACCAAGTTCGGCGACGTCACCGTGCCGAGCGAGCCGAAGCGCGTCGTCGCCCTCGGCTGGGGCGACGCGGAGACCGCGCTCGCGCTCGGCGTCCAGCCCGTCGGCGCGTCCGACTGGCTCGGCTTCGGCGCCGACGCGGACGGCGTCGGCCCGTGGGCGCAGGGCCTCTACACGCAGAAGCCGCAGATCATCGAGACCCTCGAGCCCTCCTACGAGGCGATCGCGGCGCTCAAGCCCGACCTGATCCTCGACACCAAGGGCTCCGGCGACCAGACCCGCTACGACCGCCTGTCGCAGATCGCCCCCACCATCGGCGTGCCCGAGAGCGCCGACAGCTACCTCACCGACATGGACGACCAGGTCGACATGGTCGCCGAGGCCCTCGGCCGCGAGGACCAGGGCGACGCCCTCCTCGACGCGGTCGACCAGCGCTTCGAGCAGGTCGCGGCCGCGCACCCGGACTGGAAGGGCAAGACGGTCACGGCCGCGACCAAGACCAGCGAGGGCTGGGGAGCCTACGTCGAGGGCAGCGAGCGCGTCGCGTTCCTCGAGAAGCTCGGCTTCGAGCAGAGCCCGACCATCGCGGGGATCCCCGCGAACGCCGGCGGGTTCTCGGTCGACGTCTCCTCCGAGCAGCTCGACCTCCTGGACGCCGACGTGATCGTGGCGTTCCCGATCTTCATCGACAAGTCCGTCATCACCGACGACCCGCTGTGGCAGGCGATCCCCGCGGTCGCGGCCGGCCACTCCATCGTCCTCGACGGCGACGTCTCGTCGGCGTACTCGATCGGCACCACGCTCTCCACCGGCTACGCGCTCGACCAGCTCGTGCCGCTGCTGGAGACCGCCACGTCCTGATCCGCATCCACGTCCCGAGGGCCCGTCGCGCACCGAGCGCGGCGGGCCCTCGTCGTCCCGGCGGCGACGTCCCGGCGGCGACGTCCCGGCGGCGACGTGTCGGCGGCTACGTGTCGAGCATCGCCGTGAGGGCCCGCCTGTAGTCCTCGAACGCGCGCCGCCCGACGGTGGTCAGCGCCAGGTAGGTCACGGGCTGCCGGCCCTCGTGCGTCTTCCGCACCTCGACGTAGCCGGGATCCTCGAGCTTCCGCAGGTGCGTCGACAGGTTGCCGGCCGTCATGTCGAGGATCTCCTGCAGCCGGGGGAACGACAGCGCCTCCCCCGCGTCCAGCGTCGCGAGGGCCGCCACGATCCGCAGCCGGGCCTGCGCGTGGATCACCGGGTCGAGGTCAGCCAAGGCGGGCTCGCAGCGACCGGCGCGTGCGACCGGCGAGGAGGGCGGCCGCGATCCCCGTCACGAGGTACGCCCCTCCGCCGACGACCGCCATCACGATGTAGTTGCCGGGGTAGCCCGCGAAGGGCGCCACGAGCGCGGCGACCACGAGGATGGATCCGAGCAGCAGCGACGACCGCGAGCGGAAGAGCGCGGCCGTCGACAGCAGCATGAGGCCGGCGACGAACGAGAAGCCCGACGTGTAGAAGATCGACAGCAGGCGGGTGGGGGCGTCGTTGACTGCCAGGCCGATGCCGAGCACGTAGACCGAGACCATCGCCACCGACCAGCTGATCCCGTAGACGCGCCCCTGCCAGGCCGACTCGGGCGAGCTCTCCACCCCCGGGGCGTTGCGGATCCCGAGCACGATGCTCACGATGCTCGACAGCACGATCAGCCCCGCGAAGATGCCGACGGCGACCGGCAGCGGCAGGCTCACCGCGTCCGACCCGTCGATGAGCCAGAGGGCCGTGTATCCGAGGATCCACGCGACGCCCCAGCAGACCTCCATCACCCAGACGAACGACATCTGCGCGTCGACCGCGACCCGGCGCTGGTCCTCCATGAGCGCGTGCATCTCCCGCGGGTCGGGCGCGGGCCCGTCGTCGTCGACCTTCCTGTCGTGCGTGAGCGCCGCCTGGTCCATCCGTGCCTCTCCGCGGGCGACCTTCGCCCGCCGGGCTCGCGCCCTCGCTACTTTGTAACGCAAAGTGCTTTGCCGTGTCAATGGCATCTCGGTGCGGAGAGGATGGACGCGTCCGCCACGGACGAGACCCGGCGCCGCGTGCGTCCCCGAAGGAGCCCCATGAGCCCGCACCGCCCGCTGATCCCCACCGCCGCCGGCATCGCCTGGGTCGCCGCCGCCGCCGCCGCCGTCTACGTCGGCACGGAGGCGATCGCCGCGTCCGCCTTCCCCGGTTACAGCTACTCCGCCAACTACATCAGCGACCTCGGCGTGCCGGACGTCGCCGTGTTCCAGGGCCGCGCCATCGACTCGCCGCTGCACGCGGTGATGAACGCGGGCTTCATCCTCCAGGGCGTCCTCTACCTCGCGGCCGCCGTGATCGTGACCCGCGCCCTCCGCGCCGGCCCCCGCCGCGCCTTCCTCGTCCTCGCCGCCGTGCACGCGGCGGGGATCACGGTGGTCGGCCTCATCCACGGCAGCGCCTCGAGCGCGGCCAGCGGCATCGGCTGGATGCACGTGGTCGGGGCCGGCATGGCGATCATCGCGGGCAACGCCGCCTCGATCGTGGCGGGCCTCGGCTCCGGCCGCATCGGCGTCGCGCGCGCCGTCCGCGTCGCGAGCGTCGCGCTGGGCGTGGTCGGCCTCATCGCGCTCGCCCTGCTCGAGGCGCTCGGCGGATCCACGATCGACGGCGTCTGGGAGCGCGGATCCGTCTACACGGTCACCGCGTGGGAGCTGATGGCGGGCGTCGCGGTGCTCGTGGCCGCCCGCCGCCACCGGCTGCGCCCGCACGACTGACCCGCGCCGCCCGGAGGACGACGCGGGCGGACGACGCCGGCTAGCGCCGCCCGGACGCCTGCAGCGCCTCGAGGTTGCGGTTGTACGCCTGGAGCTCCGCGTCGCCGTCGCGGTCGGCCTTGCGGTCATACCGGACGGAGTCCCGCTTGTCGCTCTTGCTCCACATGATGGCCGTGACGATCGCGAGGATCACCGTGGGGATCTCGCCGATGCTCCACGCGATGCCGCCCCCGGCCTGCTGGTCGGCCAGCGCCGACTCGCCCCACGGCCGGCCCATCGCGCCGAACCAGTCCGCGAGCAGCAGCCCGGTGCCGGTCATGAGCGAGAGGCCGAAGAACGCGTGGAACGCCATGGTCGCGAGCAGCAGCAGCAGGCGCATCGGGTACGCGATGCGCACCTTCATCGGGTCGACGCCGATGAGGTTCTGCGTGAAGAGGTACCCGACGATGAGGAAGTGCACGATCATCCACTGGTGCCCGATGTGGTCGGTCGTGGCCCAGCTGAACAGCGGCGAGTAGTAGAAGACGAGCAGCGAGCCGGCGAACAGCACGGCCGCCACGATCGGGTGGCCCACGAACGACGCGAAGCGGGAGTGCACGGCCATGAGGATCCACTCGCGGCCGCCGCGGCTGCCGTCCTGCCGCTTGCGGATGGCCCGCATCGCGAGCGTCACTGGCGCGCCCGGCACGAGCAACAGCGGGATGACCATGGCGAGCACCATGTGCGCCAGCATGTGCGAGCTGAAGAGGTACTTCTGGTAGACGTTCACGCCGCCGTTGGTGATGTAGAAGAGGCCGATCATGCCGGCGACCCAGAGGATCGAGCGATGGATGGGCCACGCGTCGCCGCGCGTGCGGAGGCGGTGCACGCCGGCCAGGTAGAAGAAGATCCCGAAGGCGCAGAGCAGGATCCAGAGCAGGTCGAAGTTCCACTCCGTCAGGTAGCGCATGGGCGTGAGCTCGGGCGGCAGGGGCTCGCCGGTGAGGATCTGCGCGGGCGTCGGATCCGGCAGCTGCGTCGCGACGACCTGGCTCACGGGCGGCGCCGTGCGGGCGAGCGCGGCGGCCACGCCGGACGCCACGCCCATGAACGCGAGCTCCGCGGTCACGAGCCACCAGAACGGGCCGCGCGCCGCGGATCCGCGCTCCTCGAGCC
Proteins encoded in this window:
- a CDS encoding FecCD family ABC transporter permease: MSLRVLARASAPDAPEGRARSGLSRSAGLVLALGVLVLAALASIAIGSRDIPVGAVVDALAGRPRDPAELVVILDLRVPRTLVGLAAGLALGVAGALIQAVTRNSLADPGILGVTAGSAFAVAIATGVLGVTAVSGYLWFAFAGALVAAVVVYVVGSAGRGGGDPVRLTLAGVALGAVLAGITSALLLADPRGFSAMRAWESGSLQDRGWDALVPVAPFLAAGVLLAALIARSLDAVALGDDLARSLGANVVVVRAVAVVAVTLLAGGATAMAGPIAFVGLMIPHIARWIVGPDQRWILAYTIVLAPVLLLAADIVGRIVLRPAELPAGIVTAVLGAPVLILLVRRQRASGL
- a CDS encoding DUF4383 domain-containing protein; its protein translation is MSSSPNRLLGTVFGAVYVLVGLLGFLFPPQSGGFFSSDGGLLLGIFMVNPFHNVAHLLIGAALLIGGLSSVASAKAVNSTIGFAYLALGIVGFFLVNTDFNILALNTADHFLHVGSAVVLLIVGLGAEKGVRNRAARAA
- a CDS encoding FecCD family ABC transporter permease, which codes for MSAPARAARRPDPRLPAAARTARMAGTVRLPVVGIRLRRREALVGAALAVAIVVLALVALGTGDFPLTVPEVIRAMALPDGSFASTIVLEWRLPRVLAALAFGAALGVAGAVFQSLTRNPLGSPDIIGFSTGSYTGALIVTTLAGAAFLPTAVGALAGGLGTALVVYLLAYRGGVQGFRLIITGIAVTAVLHGVNTFLLLKAGTEVAMAASIWGAGSLALVGWDRALPALVALLVLAPAILLLSAPLRQLELGDDAARAHGVRAEPTRLALLILGVALTAVVTAAAGPIAFVALAAPQIARRLTRSAGLPLVPAALTGGLLLLAADPAAQHALPGTVPVGIVTVVVGGAYLIALLIREASRRA
- a CDS encoding cytochrome c oxidase assembly protein, yielding MPRLLRVAGPAALVIVAFLSLLAALAIGGGAAPQLLEDAGPVVRYGLPAAKMMVNLSAATAIGALLLAAFALSRQRPEYGRALDIAAAGAALWTVASAITAFFTFLSVSGTPFSFSSEFGTSLGLVLTQISVGQAWLATTLIAATVTVLCFAVRNHTAIAFVLVIAVGGLVPMAQQGHAGGTEGHDAAVNALGLHLVFAAVWLGGLLTMVLLRSKLDGDRLVPVLRRYSAVALVCFVVVAASGYVSAEIRVGTLDRLLTAYGLLVLIKVAALLALGLFGAAYRRVLIGRLEERGSAARGPFWWLVTAELAFMGVASGVAAALARTAPPVSQVVATQLPDPTPAQILTGEPLPPELTPMRYLTEWNFDLLWILLCAFGIFFYLAGVHRLRTRGDAWPIHRSILWVAGMIGLFYITNGGVNVYQKYLFSSHMLAHMVLAMVIPLLLVPGAPVTLAMRAIRKRQDGSRGGREWILMAVHSRFASFVGHPIVAAVLFAGSLLVFYYSPLFSWATTDHIGHQWMIVHFLIVGYLFTQNLIGVDPMKVRIAYPMRLLLLLATMAFHAFFGLSLMTGTGLLLADWFGAMGRPWGESALADQQAGGGIAWSIGEIPTVILAIVTAIMWSKSDKRDSVRYDRKADRDGDAELQAYNRNLEALQASGRR
- a CDS encoding transcriptional regulator, which gives rise to MADLDPVIHAQARLRIVAALATLDAGEALSFPRLQEILDMTAGNLSTHLRKLEDPGYVEVRKTHEGRQPVTYLALTTVGRRAFEDYRRALTAMLDT
- a CDS encoding ATP-dependent DNA helicase, producing the protein MSTVPLSPEQAAVFQAIEGTRDHIFVTGRAGTGKSTLLTHLSWNTEKQIVICAPTGVAALNVGGQTIHSLFKLPIGVIADEEIEQTGELRKLLNTIDTLVIDEVSMVNADLVDAVDRSLRQARHKKDVPFGGVQVVLFGDPYQLAPVPGDGDERAYFADRYRSMWFFDAKVWEEAQLRIYELTEIHRQHEEAFKEMLNAVRHGRVTAEIAGVLNAAGARPAPTDGAITLATRNDTVNRINAEALKRLPGRSLTATADVTGDFGGRTYPADEKLDLKIGAQVMFLRNDVDQRWVNGSVGVVTRIDTNVYVELDGVVHEVEPVTWEKHKYSYSPTTKQLRRDVVADFTQFPLRLAWAVTIHKSQGKTYDRAIVDLGARVFSPGQTYVALSRITDIGGLYLTRPLRPGDIIVDENVRRFMSEATRIRVTPAVAPAS
- a CDS encoding VOC family protein; the protein is MSAIMTPYLSFRDQAADALRFYQGVFGGELAMTTFGEQGMSPDPAEADKVMHGRLDSGAGFVLMASDTPASMGVPSGSAITLSLSGDDAAVLDGWWDALTADGTVVLPLELAPWGERFGMCTDRYGIDWMVSIAQPAAAA
- a CDS encoding iron-siderophore ABC transporter substrate-binding protein, translating into MRFPTTGSALVALTVATLALTGCTASSDPGASAPPASGSATGAFPVTVDTKFGDVTVPSEPKRVVALGWGDAETALALGVQPVGASDWLGFGADADGVGPWAQGLYTQKPQIIETLEPSYEAIAALKPDLILDTKGSGDQTRYDRLSQIAPTIGVPESADSYLTDMDDQVDMVAEALGREDQGDALLDAVDQRFEQVAAAHPDWKGKTVTAATKTSEGWGAYVEGSERVAFLEKLGFEQSPTIAGIPANAGGFSVDVSSEQLDLLDADVIVAFPIFIDKSVITDDPLWQAIPAVAAGHSIVLDGDVSSAYSIGTTLSTGYALDQLVPLLETATS
- a CDS encoding ABC transporter ATP-binding protein; its protein translation is MGGPSVDDTATTAPATTAPRLRAEGVTLSYDRRVISEQLDVAVPDRSFTVIVGPNACGKSTLLRALSRLLAPTAGGVLLDDRPLGSYRAKEVARIVGLLPQSAIAPDGITVADLVARGRFPHQNLIRQWTPTDEDAVQQAMAATGVADLAARHVDELSGGQRQRVWVAMALAQQTPVLLLDEPTTFLDIAHQIELLDLLADLHRDGSTIVAVLHDLNHAARYADHLIVMKDGRVVSSGAPRDIVTAELVEEVFGLPCLVIDDPVSHTPLIVPRGGRWT
- a CDS encoding DUF998 domain-containing protein encodes the protein MSPHRPLIPTAAGIAWVAAAAAAVYVGTEAIAASAFPGYSYSANYISDLGVPDVAVFQGRAIDSPLHAVMNAGFILQGVLYLAAAVIVTRALRAGPRRAFLVLAAVHAAGITVVGLIHGSASSAASGIGWMHVVGAGMAIIAGNAASIVAGLGSGRIGVARAVRVASVALGVVGLIALALLEALGGSTIDGVWERGSVYTVTAWELMAGVAVLVAARRHRLRPHD